A genomic region of Synechococcus sp. NOUM97013 contains the following coding sequences:
- a CDS encoding 7-carboxy-7-deazaguanine synthase QueE: MTSLPVVETFHSLQGEGLHAGRSAFFIRLAGCNVGCSWCDTKHSWPAESHPQQSVDSLATAAAQAGKAGAAFVVITGGEPLHHNLDALTAAIRRGCDLPVHIETSGVDPLSGAIDWVTLSPKRHRPPLPELLTSCHELKVVIHEPDDLLFADVVSAQAPQAQWLLQPGWDSQEGQQLAVTKAQGDGRWRLSLQSHKWLGVR; encoded by the coding sequence ATGACCAGCCTGCCTGTGGTGGAGACCTTTCACTCCCTGCAGGGAGAGGGTTTGCATGCAGGTCGCAGCGCCTTTTTCATCCGCTTGGCCGGCTGCAATGTGGGCTGCAGCTGGTGCGACACCAAACACTCCTGGCCGGCAGAATCCCACCCCCAGCAAAGCGTCGACAGCCTTGCCACAGCAGCTGCCCAGGCTGGGAAGGCCGGCGCTGCCTTTGTGGTGATCACAGGAGGAGAACCGCTGCATCACAACCTTGATGCCCTCACCGCTGCCATTCGGCGCGGCTGTGATTTGCCGGTGCACATCGAGACCAGTGGCGTCGACCCACTCAGCGGAGCAATTGACTGGGTCACGCTCTCTCCGAAACGGCATCGCCCACCGCTGCCGGAGCTACTTACCAGTTGCCATGAGTTGAAGGTGGTGATTCATGAACCGGACGATCTGCTGTTCGCTGACGTCGTCTCCGCTCAGGCTCCACAGGCGCAGTGGCTTCTGCAACCGGGCTGGGACAGCCAGGAAGGACAGCAACTGGCTGTCACCAAGGCACAAGGCGATGGCCGCTGGCGCTTGAGTCTGCAAAGCCATAAGTGGCTCGGCGTGCGCTGA
- a CDS encoding HAD-IIB family hydrolase, producing the protein MTTQSPTPQSLWWVVTDLDGTLMDHHYDWSPAKAAIQRLQRCGVPVIPCTSKTAEEVARFRKQIGLRDPFIVENGGAIHGETPDGEPWHLALGPSWQELRPQLNQLAQDLGQPLQALDDLNADDADRLLGLQGDALLQAQRRQCSVPFVSPTDPASRDKLKALAAQRQLTVVQGNRLGHLLGLGVSKGKALQRLKQHLGCPDVKVLGLGDSPNDLPLLDASDCAVVVPGANGPHPALKSGLEAGLYQLAPSPHGVGWSQAVLRLIPGL; encoded by the coding sequence ATGACTACCCAATCCCCGACTCCGCAATCCCTGTGGTGGGTCGTCACGGATTTGGACGGCACCTTGATGGACCATCACTACGACTGGTCCCCCGCCAAAGCAGCCATTCAGCGACTGCAGCGTTGTGGTGTCCCTGTGATTCCTTGCACCAGTAAGACCGCCGAAGAGGTGGCGCGTTTTCGCAAGCAGATCGGATTGCGTGACCCGTTCATTGTTGAAAACGGTGGGGCGATTCACGGGGAAACACCGGATGGCGAACCCTGGCATCTGGCTCTGGGCCCCAGCTGGCAAGAGCTGCGACCACAGTTGAATCAGCTCGCCCAGGACTTGGGGCAACCCTTGCAGGCCCTGGATGATCTCAATGCCGACGATGCTGACCGCTTGCTGGGGCTCCAGGGAGACGCATTGCTCCAGGCGCAGCGGCGTCAATGCAGCGTTCCTTTTGTGTCGCCGACGGACCCTGCGTCACGCGACAAGCTGAAGGCTCTCGCGGCCCAACGGCAACTGACGGTGGTGCAAGGCAATCGCCTCGGGCACCTCTTGGGTCTGGGCGTCAGCAAGGGCAAGGCGTTGCAGCGGCTGAAGCAGCATCTGGGGTGTCCGGATGTGAAGGTGCTGGGTCTTGGTGATTCGCCGAACGATCTGCCCTTGCTGGACGCCAGCGATTGTGCGGTGGTGGTTCCCGGTGCCAATGGACCGCACCCGGCTTTGAAATCAGGCCTTGAGGCGGGTCTTTATCAGTTGGCACCATCACCGCACGGGGTCGGCTGGTCGCAGGCCGTGCTGCGTCTCATCCCTGGTCTGTAG
- the queC gene encoding 7-cyano-7-deazaguanine synthase QueC, producing the protein MTDFSAIALLSGGLDSATAAALAQEAGGRVIGLSFDYGQRHRRELQAAAAIADDLKLAEHHTISVNLASWGGSSLTDSAQDLPVDGVQDGVIPSTYVPGRNTVFISIGLSLAEARSADRLVLGVNAVDYSGYPDCRPDYLEAFQTLADLSSKVGREGRGPRLWAPLVEWSKQKIVEEALRLGVPIEHTWSCYSGGDHPCGVCDSCRIRDAALREAGRPDLCSTASR; encoded by the coding sequence ATGACCGATTTCTCTGCGATCGCCTTGCTCTCCGGCGGGCTGGATTCCGCCACAGCGGCGGCGCTGGCGCAGGAAGCCGGCGGACGGGTGATCGGATTGTCGTTTGACTACGGCCAGCGACACCGACGCGAGCTGCAGGCGGCAGCAGCAATCGCTGACGATCTCAAGCTGGCGGAACACCACACGATCAGCGTGAACCTGGCCAGCTGGGGGGGGTCCTCACTCACGGACAGCGCGCAGGATCTGCCGGTTGATGGCGTGCAAGACGGGGTGATTCCCAGCACCTACGTACCCGGCCGCAACACGGTGTTCATCAGCATCGGGCTGAGCCTGGCGGAAGCCCGCAGCGCTGATCGTCTGGTGCTGGGGGTCAACGCCGTGGACTACTCCGGTTACCCCGACTGCCGGCCGGACTACCTGGAGGCCTTTCAGACCCTGGCGGATCTCAGCAGCAAGGTGGGCCGCGAAGGGCGGGGCCCGCGCCTGTGGGCACCACTGGTGGAGTGGAGCAAGCAGAAAATTGTGGAAGAGGCACTACGCCTGGGGGTCCCGATCGAACACACCTGGAGCTGTTACAGCGGCGGTGATCACCCCTGCGGCGTCTGTGACAGCTGCCGGATCCGCGATGCCGCGCTGCGGGAGGCTGGTCGGCCTGATCTCTGCAGCACCGCCAGCCGATGA
- a CDS encoding ecotin family protein, which translates to MTKSAHVPLTPITAAGSGLALLLLTPTVAAAVPRLDLSGYPAPAPGLQRWVIQPSGLLPKSSDPIISARPIDWRIQLIVGQEVDLDCNVQRLSGPGMTMRMLPEASGKALFEVQGPMAVVSTRKACPADEPTKRSFLSLGKQPYLVPYNASWPIVVDLPKGAELRWRVWKAETRQQEAVKL; encoded by the coding sequence ATGACGAAGTCCGCGCATGTTCCGTTGACCCCGATCACCGCCGCGGGATCCGGCCTGGCCCTGCTGCTGCTGACGCCGACGGTTGCGGCAGCGGTTCCTCGTCTCGATCTGAGCGGCTATCCCGCACCGGCACCGGGGCTGCAGCGTTGGGTGATTCAGCCCTCGGGTCTGTTGCCCAAAAGTTCGGATCCGATCATTTCCGCTCGGCCCATCGACTGGCGCATCCAGCTGATCGTCGGCCAGGAGGTTGACCTGGATTGCAACGTGCAGCGGCTCTCAGGCCCAGGGATGACCATGCGCATGCTTCCTGAGGCTTCCGGCAAGGCGCTGTTTGAGGTGCAGGGACCGATGGCGGTGGTCAGCACGCGCAAGGCCTGTCCTGCAGACGAACCCACCAAGCGTTCTTTCCTGTCGTTGGGCAAGCAGCCCTATCTGGTTCCCTACAACGCCTCCTGGCCAATCGTGGTTGACCTCCCCAAGGGTGCTGAGCTGCGTTGGCGTGTCTGGAAAGCGGAAACGCGCCAGCAGGAGGCAGTGAAGCTCTGA
- a CDS encoding APC family permease yields MGKTQMLSGAGQLTAVALLVLFTWINLAGVSRLAQWIDGLTLWKLLVPLLVSITLMLIAGHWSNLSLAMPASGTVVEAIGSGGILFSLLGFRSAMDMAGEVRNPQRNVPLAMAVGLGICLLIYLVLQLSFLVSVPPESLHKGWSQLSLTAHGGPLVALAVGLGLSWVALVLLIDAVVSPSATGMAYLGISARVSWMMGECRLLPGALGRLNSRGVPHWALLSSLIISMLLLWLTPSWQGLVSFLTSTQIIALAMGPVSLLALRRQLPDAERRFQVPCPRMFCSLAFVMATWATSCTGRTALEGAVLVISIPSLMYVLVRSVQGQAMDLKAGLWWGLYLGLLTLDMELFSQGQRWALPTGWHLVLLAGLALAVMPMAVNSALPRASAHALTNLTQPPDPD; encoded by the coding sequence GTGGGCAAGACCCAGATGCTCAGTGGTGCCGGTCAGCTGACGGCTGTGGCCCTGCTGGTGCTGTTCACCTGGATCAACCTCGCGGGCGTCAGCCGCCTGGCGCAGTGGATCGATGGACTGACGTTGTGGAAACTCCTGGTGCCACTACTGGTCTCCATCACCCTGATGCTGATCGCAGGCCACTGGAGCAATCTCAGCCTGGCGATGCCGGCCAGCGGCACGGTGGTGGAGGCGATCGGCAGCGGGGGCATTTTGTTCAGCCTGCTGGGCTTCCGTTCCGCCATGGACATGGCCGGAGAAGTGCGCAATCCGCAGCGCAACGTGCCGCTGGCGATGGCCGTTGGTCTCGGCATCTGCCTGCTGATTTATCTGGTGCTGCAGCTGAGTTTTCTGGTGAGCGTGCCTCCGGAGTCACTCCACAAGGGTTGGAGTCAGCTCAGCCTCACAGCCCATGGCGGACCGCTGGTGGCGCTGGCCGTTGGCCTGGGGCTGAGCTGGGTCGCCCTGGTGCTGTTGATCGATGCCGTGGTGTCACCGAGTGCTACAGGGATGGCTTATCTCGGCATCTCGGCACGCGTGAGCTGGATGATGGGCGAATGCCGTCTGCTTCCCGGCGCGCTCGGACGCCTGAACAGCCGCGGCGTTCCCCACTGGGCGTTGCTGAGCAGCCTGATCATCAGCATGCTCCTGCTGTGGCTCACACCCAGCTGGCAGGGGCTGGTGAGCTTTCTCACATCCACCCAGATCATTGCCCTGGCCATGGGACCGGTGAGCTTGCTGGCGCTGCGGCGTCAGTTGCCGGACGCTGAGCGGAGATTTCAGGTGCCCTGCCCTCGGATGTTCTGCAGCCTTGCCTTCGTGATGGCCACGTGGGCCACCAGCTGTACAGGCCGTACAGCCCTGGAAGGTGCCGTGCTGGTGATCAGCATTCCCAGCCTGATGTATGTGCTGGTGCGCAGTGTCCAGGGCCAAGCCATGGACCTCAAAGCCGGGCTGTGGTGGGGTCTTTATTTGGGTCTGTTGACCCTCGACATGGAACTGTTTTCCCAAGGGCAACGCTGGGCCTTACCCACCGGCTGGCACCTCGTTCTTCTGGCGGGTCTGGCGCTAGCGGTGATGCCGATGGCCGTCAACAGCGCGTTGCCGCGTGCCTCAGCCCATGCCCTCACCAACCTGACGCAGCCGCCTGATCCAGATTGA
- a CDS encoding M23 family metallopeptidase, giving the protein MQGIHRPLFPALTLALALSPGIGALKAQPLPPERIPDRTGVSNLALLSSSRPRQLPPSHRPFLAGQTLQMVYPLPFPAEEVQPYGWRYSNQRQRWRMHVGHDLIAPAATPVLAMLSGRAQLVQAIDGYGLTVLLDHGRGWQTVYAHLQSAEVRPGALVKAGEPIGRVGRSGFASTDHLHVELRRLDGQQAYALDLGPLLPHH; this is encoded by the coding sequence ATGCAGGGCATCCATCGGCCGCTGTTCCCAGCACTGACGCTGGCGTTAGCACTCAGCCCTGGCATCGGCGCACTGAAAGCGCAGCCACTGCCACCGGAACGCATTCCTGACCGCACCGGAGTCTCGAACCTGGCCTTGCTCAGCAGTTCCCGTCCCCGGCAGCTACCGCCCTCACACCGACCCTTCCTTGCCGGACAGACCCTGCAAATGGTCTATCCACTACCGTTTCCAGCTGAGGAGGTGCAGCCCTACGGATGGCGCTACTCCAACCAACGCCAGCGCTGGCGCATGCATGTCGGACACGACCTGATTGCGCCCGCAGCAACACCAGTGTTGGCGATGCTCTCGGGACGCGCACAATTGGTGCAAGCGATCGATGGCTACGGCCTGACGGTGTTGCTGGACCATGGTCGCGGCTGGCAGACGGTGTATGCCCATCTGCAATCGGCTGAGGTGCGACCCGGTGCACTGGTGAAAGCGGGCGAACCGATCGGGCGCGTCGGACGCAGCGGATTCGCCAGCACCGACCACCTGCATGTGGAGCTGCGAAGGCTGGACGGTCAGCAGGCTTACGCCTTGGATCTTGGACCGCTACTGCCCCATCACTGA
- a CDS encoding anthranilate synthase component I family protein, whose amino-acid sequence MTLLRRRLPWREPAEVAAVLARLHGEQGLIWLDGDGGELGRRITLAADPLEQHCCRGLPGDPEATNPFSRLRQLSPGHWTGWLSYDAAAWTEPTNPWRPDAMASLWIARHDPVLRFDLQSKELHLEGIDPIRLAAMALRLETHPVEAIPPETTATQPLGCRWHRHSDRDAFMAGVTRIRELIASGDLFQANLTACASATLPEHTSNLALYQRLRHRCPAPFSGLLVGSGGAAGEAVLSTSPERFLEVLPDGAVQTRPIKGTRPRHPDPGIDDDLAAELVCSAKDRAENVMIVDLLRNDLGRVCVPGSVQVPDLVRLESYARVHHLTSVVTGQLKAGTTWVDLLEASWPGGSITGAPKLRACQRLQELEPLGRGPYCGSILHIDWDGRFDSNILIRTLLRKEADLRLHAGCGIVADSDPAAEADELDWKLLPLLEALT is encoded by the coding sequence ATGACACTGCTGCGCAGGCGATTGCCATGGCGTGAACCGGCTGAAGTCGCGGCTGTTCTGGCCCGCCTGCATGGAGAGCAGGGCCTCATCTGGCTGGACGGCGATGGCGGCGAACTTGGACGGCGCATCACCCTGGCGGCGGACCCTCTGGAGCAGCACTGCTGCCGCGGCCTGCCTGGCGATCCCGAGGCCACCAACCCCTTCAGCAGGCTGCGACAACTGAGCCCTGGTCACTGGACGGGCTGGCTGAGTTACGACGCCGCGGCCTGGACCGAACCGACCAACCCCTGGCGGCCTGATGCCATGGCCAGCCTCTGGATCGCGCGTCACGACCCCGTTCTGCGCTTTGACTTGCAGAGCAAAGAACTTCACCTCGAAGGCATCGACCCCATCCGCCTTGCCGCGATGGCGCTTCGACTGGAGACCCACCCAGTCGAAGCGATTCCACCCGAAACGACCGCAACACAACCGCTGGGTTGCCGATGGCACCGCCACAGCGACCGCGACGCGTTCATGGCCGGGGTGACGCGCATCCGCGAGCTAATCGCCAGCGGAGATCTCTTTCAGGCGAACCTCACCGCTTGTGCAAGCGCCACTCTTCCAGAGCACACGAGCAACCTGGCGCTCTACCAACGCCTGCGCCACCGTTGCCCCGCCCCCTTCAGCGGTCTGCTGGTCGGCAGCGGCGGCGCCGCAGGCGAAGCCGTGCTGTCCACCTCACCGGAGCGGTTTCTGGAAGTCTTGCCTGATGGAGCCGTGCAGACGCGACCGATCAAAGGCACCCGTCCACGCCATCCCGATCCAGGCATCGACGATGACCTGGCTGCCGAACTGGTGTGCAGCGCCAAAGACCGTGCCGAGAACGTAATGATCGTGGATCTGCTGCGCAATGACCTCGGCCGTGTGTGTGTCCCAGGATCCGTGCAAGTGCCGGATCTGGTGCGCCTGGAGAGTTACGCACGCGTGCACCACCTCACCTCCGTGGTCACCGGTCAGCTGAAAGCCGGCACCACCTGGGTGGATCTGCTGGAAGCCAGCTGGCCGGGCGGCTCCATCACAGGAGCACCCAAGCTGCGGGCCTGCCAACGCCTGCAGGAGCTGGAACCGCTGGGACGTGGTCCCTACTGCGGATCAATCCTGCACATCGACTGGGACGGCCGCTTCGACAGCAACATTCTGATTCGCACCCTGCTGCGCAAGGAGGCTGACCTGCGCTTGCATGCCGGCTGCGGCATCGTCGCCGACTCGGATCCCGCCGCCGAAGCCGACGAATTGGACTGGAAACTGCTGCCGCTGCTGGAGGCGCTCACATGA
- a CDS encoding aminotransferase class IV has product MTPEALAWHDGQWGDSHNLHLPLSDRGLQLADGLFETVLILHGKAQLLPAHLQRWHQSAALLGMATPPDQAVLDPLIDDAIERVNLNLGNSAGALRLNWSRGSVAGRGIGLPQEPPDATQHRFWLTLQPHQLCFSLAKAWICTQEQRNDRSLLSRCKTLAYGQSIQARREAQRHGAELALLRNTRGDLCCGDSANLLVLREGEWITPPLSSGCLPGVMRAQLLQRGLAREATLGAELQSGDQALLINSLGCRALQAVNGQAMTADLPAETLWRQLISS; this is encoded by the coding sequence ATGACCCCTGAAGCACTGGCGTGGCATGACGGCCAATGGGGAGACAGCCACAACCTCCATCTGCCGCTCTCCGATCGCGGCCTGCAGCTGGCGGATGGGCTGTTCGAAACCGTGCTGATCCTTCACGGCAAAGCCCAACTGCTCCCGGCCCACCTGCAGCGCTGGCATCAGAGCGCGGCGCTGCTGGGGATGGCCACACCGCCAGATCAGGCCGTGCTGGACCCCTTGATCGACGACGCCATTGAGCGGGTCAATCTCAATCTCGGCAACAGCGCGGGTGCCCTGCGACTGAACTGGAGCCGGGGCAGCGTCGCCGGTCGCGGCATCGGCCTGCCCCAGGAGCCGCCTGATGCCACGCAGCATCGCTTCTGGTTAACACTGCAGCCCCATCAGCTCTGCTTCTCGCTGGCAAAAGCCTGGATCTGCACGCAGGAGCAGCGCAACGATCGCAGCCTGCTCAGCCGTTGCAAAACCCTGGCCTACGGCCAATCGATCCAAGCCAGGCGGGAAGCGCAGCGCCATGGAGCCGAGCTGGCACTGCTGCGCAACACACGTGGAGACCTCTGTTGCGGCGACAGTGCCAACCTGCTGGTGCTCCGTGAGGGCGAATGGATCACACCGCCACTCAGCAGTGGCTGCCTGCCTGGTGTGATGCGCGCGCAACTGCTCCAGCGTGGGTTGGCTCGGGAAGCCACGCTGGGCGCTGAACTGCAATCCGGCGATCAGGCGCTGCTGATCAACAGCCTCGGCTGCCGAGCCCTTCAGGCGGTCAATGGCCAAGCGATGACCGCTGATCTCCCGGCAGAAACGCTGTGGCGCCAATTGATCAGCTCCTGA
- a CDS encoding alpha/beta hydrolase, translating into MSSLRSWLGSLITGLLVSSGSASVAAERIVFRFGEFARDVSVPELRQFSETGAVASGLKPILRRLKPAEREALRTALSQPLPVDVVSVSNLLSTPLGRRSLQQLVKVLDQPVTVAEPGLASALVLGAAKPGGLRLVNVLEAYPTQRLPVNVAAVLSLAQSLTLGLAQQGAMFDTLTSGTAIPFAGDELTPLTTEGSIPFRQIPFQYKGPEGERISAITYLPETSTADSPAPLVAIAPGLNTDMNALLYAGRHLASHGYAVASLNFPFTSADAVQAVIQGTGLIPPVKAWFAQPLDVSALIDQVEQRWGARVDTQQVGLLGQSLGGYTVMALAGAELDWAALERQCRQLSDPKVVVLNPAMVWQCSGYDQVIQRQSFRDPRVKVAVAINPVTNPIFSASSMQALAVPILVVSGTHDIFAPSLSQQLIPFSWIQQQGSLLVLQNNGTHLSFLEGTSDLPPAVLGPDLSFARTQLKGMARGFFDYHLRSQPVLPSWLPTPTDPFVGAGRDPLKLLVMPRLSRQQLERVAPGLNLDQAAASGW; encoded by the coding sequence ATGAGCAGTCTGCGTTCTTGGCTCGGTTCTCTGATCACCGGACTACTTGTCAGTTCCGGATCAGCGAGTGTGGCGGCTGAGCGCATTGTGTTTCGCTTTGGCGAGTTCGCCAGAGATGTTTCTGTGCCGGAGCTGCGGCAATTCAGCGAGACCGGTGCCGTCGCGTCAGGACTGAAACCGATCCTGCGGCGTTTGAAACCTGCGGAGCGAGAGGCTCTGCGCACGGCGCTCAGTCAGCCGTTACCGGTGGATGTGGTGTCGGTGTCCAATCTGCTGAGCACGCCGCTGGGCCGTCGGTCACTCCAGCAGCTGGTGAAGGTGCTGGACCAACCGGTGACGGTCGCTGAGCCAGGGCTGGCCTCGGCTCTGGTGCTTGGTGCGGCAAAGCCCGGAGGACTGCGGTTGGTGAATGTCTTGGAGGCTTATCCCACCCAGCGGCTTCCCGTGAACGTCGCAGCGGTGTTGTCCCTCGCGCAATCCCTCACGTTGGGGCTGGCTCAGCAGGGGGCAATGTTCGACACCCTGACCAGCGGCACGGCGATCCCTTTTGCAGGAGACGAGCTCACGCCTTTGACGACTGAGGGATCCATCCCGTTCCGTCAGATCCCTTTTCAATACAAGGGTCCTGAAGGCGAGCGCATTAGCGCCATCACCTACCTGCCGGAGACGTCGACCGCAGACAGCCCTGCTCCGTTGGTGGCCATCGCCCCTGGTCTCAACACCGACATGAATGCGCTGCTCTATGCGGGGCGACATCTGGCCAGCCATGGTTACGCCGTGGCGTCGCTGAACTTTCCATTCACCAGCGCCGATGCCGTTCAGGCAGTGATTCAGGGCACTGGCTTGATTCCACCGGTGAAGGCTTGGTTTGCTCAGCCCCTGGATGTGAGTGCGCTGATCGATCAGGTGGAGCAACGTTGGGGTGCTCGCGTGGATACCCAACAGGTAGGTCTGCTGGGTCAGTCTCTCGGGGGTTACACCGTCATGGCGTTGGCAGGGGCAGAGCTCGACTGGGCGGCCCTCGAACGTCAGTGCCGTCAGCTGTCGGATCCGAAGGTCGTGGTGCTCAATCCCGCCATGGTCTGGCAGTGTTCCGGGTACGACCAAGTGATTCAACGCCAGAGCTTTCGCGATCCGCGCGTGAAGGTCGCCGTTGCCATCAATCCTGTAACCAATCCGATCTTCAGTGCCTCCTCGATGCAGGCACTGGCCGTTCCGATCCTGGTGGTGTCGGGGACTCACGACATTTTTGCTCCCTCCCTCTCTCAGCAGTTGATCCCCTTCAGTTGGATCCAGCAGCAGGGGTCGCTTCTGGTGCTGCAGAACAACGGCACGCATCTGTCGTTTCTGGAGGGCACGTCAGACCTGCCTCCCGCGGTTCTCGGCCCCGATCTGTCGTTCGCCAGGACGCAGCTCAAGGGGATGGCGCGTGGCTTCTTTGACTACCACCTGCGCTCGCAGCCGGTGTTGCCGTCGTGGCTCCCCACCCCGACGGATCCCTTCGTGGGTGCGGGCCGTGATCCTTTGAAGCTGCTAGTGATGCCTCGCCTCAGCCGTCAGCAGCTGGAACGGGTTGCACCCGGTCTCAATCTGGATCAGGCGGCTGCGTCAGGTTGGTGA
- a CDS encoding CTP synthase yields MAKFVFVTGGVVSSIGKGIVAASLGRLLKSRGYSVSILKLDPYLNVDPGTMSPFQHGEVFVTEDGAETDLDLGHYERFTDTAMSRLNSVTTGSIYQSVINKERRGDYNGGTVQVIPHITGEIRDRIHRVAANSNADVVITEIGGTVGDIESLPFLEAIREFRGDVGRHDLAYIHVTLLPYIGTSGELKTKPTQHSVKELRSIGIQPDVLVCRSDREINDELKRKIGGFCGVPERAVIPSLDADSIYAVPLTLEDQGLCREVLDVLQLEDHDSDMTRWAQLVHKLRNPGPTVKVALVGKYVQLNDAYLSVVEALRHACIAQDASLDLHWICAEQIEADGADTLLKGMDAVVVPGGFGNRGVDGKVAAIRWAREQRVPFLGLCLGMQTAVIEWARNQAGLSGASSAELAPDTTHPVIHLLPEQQDVVDLGGTMRLGVYPCRIAEGSMAERLYGDEVVYERHRHRYEFNNAYRNLFLESGYRISGTSPDGRLVELIELPGHPFFTACQYHPEFLSRPGQPHPLFRGLIEAAQQRLPSSPSEALRQQSNASVVSSTPQGSLNP; encoded by the coding sequence ATGGCCAAGTTCGTCTTCGTCACCGGTGGAGTGGTCTCCAGCATCGGGAAGGGCATCGTGGCCGCGAGCCTGGGACGGCTGCTGAAATCACGTGGATACAGCGTTTCCATCCTGAAACTGGATCCGTATCTCAACGTGGATCCGGGCACGATGAGTCCGTTCCAGCACGGCGAAGTATTCGTCACCGAAGACGGCGCCGAGACCGATCTCGACCTGGGGCACTACGAGCGTTTCACCGACACAGCGATGTCACGCCTAAACAGCGTGACCACGGGCTCGATTTATCAATCGGTGATCAACAAGGAACGCCGTGGCGACTACAACGGCGGCACGGTTCAGGTGATTCCACACATCACCGGTGAAATCCGCGATCGCATCCACCGCGTAGCGGCCAACAGCAATGCCGATGTGGTGATCACCGAGATTGGCGGCACCGTCGGTGACATCGAATCGCTGCCGTTTCTGGAAGCCATTCGTGAATTCCGTGGTGATGTGGGTCGCCATGACCTGGCCTACATCCACGTCACCCTGCTGCCCTACATCGGCACCTCCGGAGAACTGAAGACCAAGCCCACCCAGCACTCGGTGAAGGAGCTGCGTTCGATCGGCATCCAACCCGACGTGCTGGTGTGCCGCAGCGACCGGGAGATCAACGACGAGCTCAAGCGCAAGATCGGGGGCTTCTGCGGGGTGCCGGAACGGGCGGTGATCCCGTCGCTCGATGCCGACAGCATCTACGCAGTCCCGCTCACCCTGGAAGACCAGGGGCTCTGTCGTGAGGTGCTGGATGTGCTCCAGCTGGAGGATCACGACAGCGACATGACCCGCTGGGCGCAGCTGGTGCACAAACTGCGCAACCCCGGACCCACCGTCAAGGTGGCCCTGGTGGGCAAATACGTGCAGCTCAACGATGCCTACCTTTCGGTGGTGGAAGCGTTGCGGCATGCCTGCATCGCCCAGGACGCTTCCCTGGATCTGCACTGGATCTGCGCCGAACAGATCGAAGCCGATGGAGCTGACACGCTGCTCAAGGGCATGGATGCGGTGGTGGTGCCTGGCGGCTTCGGCAACCGCGGCGTCGACGGCAAGGTGGCAGCGATCCGCTGGGCCCGCGAGCAGCGGGTGCCCTTCCTTGGCCTTTGCCTGGGCATGCAGACAGCCGTGATCGAATGGGCCCGCAACCAGGCCGGGCTCAGCGGTGCTTCCAGCGCCGAACTCGCCCCCGACACCACCCATCCGGTGATTCACCTGCTGCCGGAACAGCAAGATGTGGTCGACCTGGGCGGCACGATGCGCCTTGGGGTCTACCCCTGCAGGATCGCCGAGGGCTCCATGGCCGAACGGCTCTATGGCGATGAAGTGGTGTATGAGCGCCATCGCCACCGCTACGAGTTCAACAACGCGTACCGCAATCTGTTCCTGGAGTCGGGCTACCGCATCAGCGGCACCTCCCCGGACGGACGCCTCGTGGAACTGATCGAACTGCCAGGCCATCCCTTCTTCACCGCTTGTCAGTACCACCCCGAGTTCCTGTCACGGCCCGGACAACCGCACCCGCTGTTCCGAGGTCTGATCGAAGCGGCGCAGCAACGACTCCCCTCCAGCCCCAGTGAAGCGTTGCGGCAGCAGAGCAATGCCAGCGTCGTGAGCAGCACCCCTCAAGGCAGCCTCAACCCTTGA